In one Shewanella loihica PV-4 genomic region, the following are encoded:
- a CDS encoding endonuclease, whose product MDMYKLSTAALVAGLAFNANANANLLISEVLYDAPNNDSVEEYVELYNAGCSSIDLSQYQLSDNGSSQALQGMLAPGAYYTVAANQAGFYSLFNINPDQSPMSLTLGNSGDFVRLSKGSEEVDLVAWEGGLSGWSLNVRDVSLARTTVINTKSQADWSAMDNAGTPGTGSLDSCDTSAGGSDNQLGNGQPKSDLNAAKGLSLSYLFDLPQGASDVVVTMSGGTGDADLYLRQGSEPTLSEYDCAPYLTGNNEQCSVTTPVVGRYYVNINAYEAFSGVSLSLSYNVASGGDGSGSGDGSGSGSGTGGDGSAGDNGDYVYTSYYGDAIGKSGAALKASLNGIIKGHTRFSYSQVWDGLNYADEDPANSNNVILLYSGRSEPKTNRAGLSTSLDAWNREHVWAKSHGFPSSSQYAYTDLHHLRPADVTVNSSRSNKDFAAGGDEISEAPGNFTDADSFEPRDEVKGDVARMVFYMDVRYEGNDASGTPDLSVVSGVTGNGEALLGDLCTLYRWHQQDPVSDWERRRNNRVFEWQKNRNPFIDNSSWVSEIYGASCP is encoded by the coding sequence ATGGATATGTATAAGTTATCAACGGCTGCGTTAGTGGCTGGCCTGGCTTTCAATGCCAATGCCAATGCCAATCTGCTGATCAGCGAAGTGTTATACGATGCGCCCAACAATGACAGCGTCGAAGAGTATGTCGAGCTGTATAACGCCGGCTGCAGCAGTATCGACTTGAGTCAGTACCAGCTCAGCGACAACGGCAGCAGCCAGGCCTTGCAGGGCATGCTCGCCCCAGGCGCCTACTATACGGTGGCGGCCAACCAGGCGGGTTTCTACAGCCTGTTCAACATCAATCCAGATCAATCTCCCATGTCGTTAACTTTGGGTAACTCGGGTGACTTCGTGCGCCTGTCGAAGGGCAGCGAAGAGGTGGATCTGGTCGCCTGGGAAGGCGGCCTGAGTGGCTGGTCGCTGAATGTGCGCGACGTCTCTCTGGCACGAACCACTGTGATCAACACTAAGTCACAGGCCGACTGGAGCGCCATGGATAACGCCGGCACGCCGGGCACGGGTAGCCTGGATAGCTGCGACACCTCCGCAGGTGGCAGCGACAATCAGCTGGGCAATGGTCAGCCAAAATCTGACCTTAACGCCGCCAAGGGGCTGAGCCTCAGCTACCTGTTCGACCTTCCTCAAGGGGCGAGCGATGTGGTGGTCACCATGAGTGGTGGCACAGGGGATGCCGATCTCTATCTGCGCCAGGGCAGCGAGCCTACGCTGTCAGAGTATGACTGTGCCCCTTATCTTACTGGCAACAACGAGCAGTGCAGCGTCACCACGCCTGTGGTCGGGCGTTACTATGTGAACATCAATGCCTATGAGGCCTTTAGTGGCGTGTCGCTCAGCCTAAGTTATAACGTGGCGAGTGGCGGCGATGGTTCTGGCTCTGGCGATGGTTCAGGTAGTGGCTCGGGCACTGGCGGTGACGGCTCGGCCGGCGACAATGGCGATTATGTCTATACCAGCTACTATGGCGATGCGATAGGCAAAAGCGGCGCGGCGCTAAAGGCCAGCCTGAATGGGATCATTAAGGGCCATACCCGTTTCAGCTATAGCCAGGTGTGGGATGGACTTAACTATGCCGATGAAGATCCGGCCAACAGCAACAATGTGATCTTGCTGTACTCGGGCCGCTCTGAGCCTAAGACGAATCGGGCCGGATTGAGTACCTCACTTGATGCCTGGAACCGTGAACACGTCTGGGCCAAGAGCCATGGCTTCCCTAGCAGCAGTCAGTATGCCTATACCGACCTGCATCACCTGCGTCCGGCAGATGTTACGGTGAACAGCAGCCGCAGCAACAAAGACTTTGCCGCCGGCGGCGATGAGATCTCAGAGGCGCCGGGCAACTTTACTGATGCCGATAGCTTCGAGCCGCGCGATGAGGTGAAGGGCGATGTGGCGCGTATGGTGTTCTATATGGATGTCAGGTATGAGGGTAACGATGCCAGTGGCACGCCGGATCTCAGCGTGGTGAGTGGTGTTACCGGTAATGGTGAGGCTCTGCTTGGAGATCTCTGTACCCTGTATCGCTGGCACCAGCAAGATCCGGTCAGCGACTGGGAGCGCCGCCGCAACAACCGTGTGTTCGAGTGGCAGAAGAACCGTAATCCTTTCATCGACAACAGCAGTTGGGTGAGCGAGATCTACGGCGCATCTTGTCCCTAG